One segment of Rosa chinensis cultivar Old Blush chromosome 6, RchiOBHm-V2, whole genome shotgun sequence DNA contains the following:
- the LOC112170611 gene encoding LOW QUALITY PROTEIN: mogroside IE synthase-like (The sequence of the model RefSeq protein was modified relative to this genomic sequence to represent the inferred CDS: inserted 2 bases in 1 codon) yields the protein MYLDNRLKEDKDYGVSLFKQNNDACMKWLNEQPKVSVVYVSFGSGAELGAEQMEELAWGLRSSKSNFLWVVRESEAGKIPKGFVEETSENGLVVSWCPQLEVLAHEAVGCFITHCGWNSTLESLSLGVPLLAMPQWTDQGTNAKYIMDVWKTGLKALADEKGIVRKDVVEHCIIEIMEGETGKEXRRNAMKWKQVARKAMDEGGSSDKNIGEFIAKVVQHVQPYQYTPSP from the exons ATGTACTTGGATAACAGACTTAAAGAGGACAAAGATTATGGTGTCAGTCTCTTCAAGCAAAATAATGATGCCTGCATGAAATGGCTCAATGAACAACCGAAGGTGTCTGTTGTTTATGTGTCATTTGGTAGTGGAGCAGAACTTGGAGCTGAGCAAATGGAGGAACTGGCTTGGGGATTGAGGAGCAGCAAAAGCAATTTCTTGTGGGTGGTTAGGGAATCAGAAGCGGGTAAGATCCCGAAAGGGTTTGTGGAGGAGACATCTGAGAACGGTTTGGTAGTCTCTTGGTGTCCCCAACTGGAGGTCTTGGCTCATGAAGCTGTTGGGTGCTTCATTACACATTGTGGTTGGAACTCTACATTGGAGTCTTTGAGTCTAGGGGTTCCACTGCTGGCAATGCCACAATGGACTGACCAAGGCACCAATGCCAAGTACATTATGGATGTGTGGAAAACTGGACTTAAAGCTTTAGCTGATGAGAAAGGAATTGTAAGGAAAGATGTGGTTGAGCATTGTATAATTGAAATAATGGAAGGAGAGACAGGGAAAGA TCGAAGGAATGCTATGAAATGGAAGCAAGTGGCTAGAAAGGCTATGGATGAAGGTGGAAGTTCTGACAAAAACATTGGTGAGTTCATCGCAAAAGTAGTACAGCATGTGCAGCCCTATCAATATACTCCTAGTCCATAA